A part of Leptospira mtsangambouensis genomic DNA contains:
- a CDS encoding DMT family transporter has translation MGNVTLFAKLLPFPAVTIISGRALFSVLILGLFFWVRGKSVSYRSFKDFLSVFGIGILFALHWVTYFHSIQVSTVAVGMLSLFTYPVFSAILEPLFGGKRPDPFAFFIACFSFFGLFLIVPDLSWDNQMFQGVVWGVVSAVLYAIRNLLTKEMHVHYPSSQILFTQLIATSLVLLPFADGLFVMLAEPKYLVFQVVLAGVFTSLAHTIWIRSLSNLSVTTAGTLSTLSPIYGSLAAWYFLGEVPPDRLWLGGGVILFCAILEVFRKQAEASKHIEAG, from the coding sequence ATGGGGAACGTCACTTTGTTTGCCAAACTCCTTCCTTTCCCTGCAGTCACGATCATCTCCGGTAGGGCTCTTTTTTCTGTCCTGATCCTTGGTTTGTTTTTTTGGGTACGTGGTAAATCTGTTTCTTACCGAAGTTTTAAAGACTTTTTATCGGTCTTTGGAATCGGAATTCTTTTTGCTCTGCATTGGGTTACGTATTTTCATTCCATCCAGGTCTCCACTGTGGCTGTGGGGATGTTGTCACTTTTCACCTATCCCGTGTTTTCTGCCATTTTAGAACCATTGTTTGGTGGGAAACGCCCCGACCCTTTTGCCTTCTTCATCGCCTGTTTCTCTTTTTTTGGACTTTTTTTAATTGTACCTGATCTATCTTGGGACAACCAAATGTTCCAAGGAGTCGTTTGGGGAGTGGTCTCGGCAGTTCTTTATGCCATTCGCAATTTGCTTACAAAAGAAATGCATGTGCACTACCCAAGCTCCCAAATTCTATTTACCCAACTGATTGCCACAAGCCTTGTCCTCCTTCCTTTTGCTGATGGTCTTTTTGTGATGCTCGCAGAACCTAAATACCTTGTATTCCAAGTGGTTCTTGCAGGAGTCTTCACTTCACTGGCTCATACCATTTGGATTCGTAGTTTATCCAATTTGTCTGTCACAACCGCAGGGACTTTGTCTACACTAAGCCCCATTTACGGGAGTTTGGCGGCCTGGTATTTTTTAGGAGAGGTTCCTCCCGATAGGCTTTGGTTAGGTGGTGGTGTGATTCTTTTTTGTGCGATTTTAGAAGTGTTTCGAAAACAAGCGGAGGCTAGTAAACACATCGAAGCGGGTTAG